Part of the Paenarthrobacter sp. JL.01a genome is shown below.
CAGCTGGGCTTTGGTGTGCAGGTGGTCAACGAATACGGCGCCGGCGGCTTCCCGCTCCATCACGACGGCGACGCCGACCGCCGCTGCTCCTCCACCTGGGTGAGGGAGGCCTTGTCCGAAGGCGACGTCGTCACTGCCGCCGCGGTGCTGGGCAGGCCGCACCGGATGCGGGGTGAAGTGGTCCATGGTGCTGCCCGGGGCCGCGATCTCGGCTTCCCCACGGCCAACCTTTCCCCGGATTCAACAGGCTACATCCCGGCTGACGGCATCTACGCCGGCTGGCTGATCGACGAAGCGGGAACGCGCTGGCCGGCCGCGATCTCCGTTGGTTCAAACCCCACTTTCGACGGCGTCAGCCGCCAGGTCGAGGCCCATGTGATCGACCGTCCGGAAGAGCGCGTTGAAGACTTCGACCTCTACGGCCAAACCGTTGCGGTCGAATTCACCCGCCGCCTGCGGGGGATGGTTGCCTACCGTGGACCCGAAGCACTGGTGGAACAAATGTGCCTGGACGTGGCCCAGGCGCGGGACCTGCTCGCCCCGCGGTAGGGGATTTCGACAACACTGGCGGCCTGCCGGTAAACTGGTAAAGGTTCTGGCCGCAGTCCGTGGCAGCTGGACCTGTTTTTGTGTGCGGAGACGCACCAAGGGCAACCCGTCAGCGAAGCGCTGCATCGGGAGGCACGGCACAACTCTAGGAGTTCACGTGGCACTTGACGCCGCTGTAAAGCAGTCCATCATCAAGGAATACGCAACCTCTGAAGGCGACACCGGTTCGCCCGAGGTCCAGGTTGCAGTCCTGACCCAGCGGATCAAGGATCTGACTGAGCACATGAAGGAGCACAAGCACGACTTCCACACCCAGCGCGGTCTGCTCGCACTGGTTGGTCGTCGCAAGCGCATGCTTTCCTACTTGAAGGACACCGACATCGCCCGCTACCGTTCGCTCATCGAGCGCCTCGGCCTGCGCCGCTAGTCTGTCTTTGGCGGCCCGGTCCTTGAAGGAACGGGCCGCCTTCTTCACCAACAACTAAACACAGGAATCAACCGCATCGCGCATTCGCGGTCCTCGGTAGTGATTCCCGGGATGTGTGCCGCAGGAGGTGCAGCCCGTGGATCTCGATCGATGACCGGGTGTAGTACAGGCCAGTAAAAAAGAAGGGGCCTGGGTTGATGCGGTGGACTTCCGCTAACAGAAACGGAGGTGACTCTCCATGGAGGGTCCCGAAATCCAGTTCTCCGAAGCCATCATCGACAACGGCCGGTTCGGCAAGCGCGTCATTCGCTTCGAAACCGGTCGCCTTGCCAAGCAGGCAGCCGGCGCTTCGATGGTCTACATCGACGATGACACCGCGCTTCTTTCCGCAACCACCGCCGGCAAACAGCCGCGCGAAGGCTTCGACTTCTTCCCGCTGACGGTCGACGTCGAAGAGCGCATGTACGCGGCCGGCCGCATCCCGGGCTCGTTCTTCCGCCGCGAAGGCCGCCCGTCCACCGAAGCCATCCTGGCTTGCCGCCTTATGGACCGCCCGCTGCGCCCGGCCTTCGTCAAGGGGCTGCGCAACGAGGTCCAGATCGTCGTCACCGTTCTGGCGATCAACCCCGATGAGCTCTACGACGTCGTCGCCATCAACGCGTCCTCGATGTCCACGCAGCTTTCCGGCCTCCCCTTCTCCGGCCCGATCGGTGGCGTCCGCGTTGCCCTCATCGCCGACGAGCAGGGTTCGCAGTGGGTTGCCTTCCCCAAGCACTCCCAGCTCGAGAACGCCGTGTTCAACATGGTTGTTGCCGGCCGCATCGCCGGTGACGACGTCGCCATCATGATGGTTGAAGCCGAAGCCACGGACAACTCCTGGAGCCTCATCAAGGAACAGGGCGCCACTGCCCCCACCGAAGAGGTTGTTTCCGAGGGTCTTGAGGCTGCAAAGCCGTTCATCAAGGCACTGTGCGAGGCGCAGGCAGACCTGGCAGCCCGCGCTGCCAAGCCCACGGTCGAGTTCCCGGTCTTCCTGGACTACCAGGACGACGTCTACGCTGCTGTTGAAGCTGCTGCCGCCGACAAACTGGCCGCTGTCTTCCAGATCGCTGACAAGCAGGAGCGCGACAACGCTTCCGACGCTCTCAAGGACGAAGTCCTCGGCGCACTCGCCGGAGAGTTCGAGGGCCGCGAAAAGGAGCTGTCCGCAGCGTTCCGCTCGGTCACCAAGCACGTCGTGCGCCAGCGCATCCTCAAGGACCAGATCCGCATCGACGGCCGTGGCCTGACGGACATCCGCCAGCTGACCGCCGAGGTCGAGGTTCTTCCCCGCGTTCACGGCTCGGCCATCTTCGAACGCGGCGAGACCCAGATCATGGGTGTCACCACGCTGAACATGCTCAAGATGGAGCAGCAGATCGACTCGTTGTCGCCGGTAACGCGCAAGCGCTACATGCACAACTACAACTTCCCGCCGTACTCCACCGGCGAGACCGGCCGCGTCGGTTCCCCGAAGCGCCGCGAAATCGGCCACGGTGCCCTCGCAGAGCGTGCACTGGTTCCGGTTCTGCCCACCCGTGAAGAGTTCCCGTACGCCATCCGCCAGGTATCCGAGGCCCTTGGTTCCAACGGTTCGACGTCCATGGGCTCGGTCTGCGCATCCACGCTTTCCATGCTCAACGCAGGTGTGCCGCTGAAGGCTCCCGTCGCCGGTATCGCCATGGGCCTGGTTTCCGACCAGGTTGACGGTCAGACCCGTTACGCTGCCCTGACCGACATCCTCGGCGCCGAAGACGCTTTCGGTGACATGGACTTCAAGGTTGCCGGTACGTCCGAGTTCGTCACGGCCATCCAGCTGGACACCAAGCTGGACGGTATCCCCGCATCCGTGCTGGCAGCAGCACTGAAGCAGGCCCGCGAAGCCCGACTCCACATCCTCGAGGTCATCAACGCCGCGATCGACACCCCGGACGAGCTCTCTGAGTTCGCCCCGCGCGTCATCGCCGTCAAGATCCCCGTGGACAAGATCGGCGAGGTCATCGGCCCCAAGGGCAAGATGATCAACCAGATCCAGGAAGACACCGGCGCGGACATCTCCATCGAAGATGACGGCACCGTCTACATCGGCGCTACCAACGGCCCGTCCGCAGACGCTGCGCGTTCGGCCATCAACGCCATCGCCAACCCGCAGGTACCGGAAATCGGTGAGCGCTACCTGGGTACGGTCGTCAAGACCACCACCTTCGGTGCCTTCGTTTCCCTTACCCCGGGCAAGGACGGCCTGCTGCACATCTCCGAGCTCCGCAAGCTGGCCAACGGCAAGCGCGTGGACAACGTCGAAGATGTCGTCTCCGTGGGCCAGAAGGTCCAGGTCGAGATCACCAAGATCGATGACCGCGGAAAGCTGTCCCTCTCGCCGGTTGTTGCCGAAGAAGAAGGCGCAACCGCAGAGGAAGCTCCGGCCGAAACCGCTGAAGCTTCTGCAGAGTAGTCTGTAAGCAGTACACCCGGCGGGGCCGGTGGACTTGAAAAGGTCCACCGGCCCTTCCGGCCTTAACCCGAAAACCTGAAAGGCTTTGATGACTGTCGTACC
Proteins encoded:
- a CDS encoding bifunctional riboflavin kinase/FAD synthetase, with amino-acid sequence MVHIWNDPTEVPKDFGPTVVTIGNFDGVHRGHQHVLSQLTDTAKRYDIPSVAVTFDPHPAQVHRPDAAPELIMGLPDKLDALADTGVDAVLVMKYTLDLAAMSPTEFVQEVLLDGLHAAHLVVGHDLRFGAGNVGDVVTMQELGEQLGFGVQVVNEYGAGGFPLHHDGDADRRCSSTWVREALSEGDVVTAAAVLGRPHRMRGEVVHGAARGRDLGFPTANLSPDSTGYIPADGIYAGWLIDEAGTRWPAAISVGSNPTFDGVSRQVEAHVIDRPEERVEDFDLYGQTVAVEFTRRLRGMVAYRGPEALVEQMCLDVAQARDLLAPR
- the rpsO gene encoding 30S ribosomal protein S15, with protein sequence MALDAAVKQSIIKEYATSEGDTGSPEVQVAVLTQRIKDLTEHMKEHKHDFHTQRGLLALVGRRKRMLSYLKDTDIARYRSLIERLGLRR
- a CDS encoding polyribonucleotide nucleotidyltransferase is translated as MEGPEIQFSEAIIDNGRFGKRVIRFETGRLAKQAAGASMVYIDDDTALLSATTAGKQPREGFDFFPLTVDVEERMYAAGRIPGSFFRREGRPSTEAILACRLMDRPLRPAFVKGLRNEVQIVVTVLAINPDELYDVVAINASSMSTQLSGLPFSGPIGGVRVALIADEQGSQWVAFPKHSQLENAVFNMVVAGRIAGDDVAIMMVEAEATDNSWSLIKEQGATAPTEEVVSEGLEAAKPFIKALCEAQADLAARAAKPTVEFPVFLDYQDDVYAAVEAAAADKLAAVFQIADKQERDNASDALKDEVLGALAGEFEGREKELSAAFRSVTKHVVRQRILKDQIRIDGRGLTDIRQLTAEVEVLPRVHGSAIFERGETQIMGVTTLNMLKMEQQIDSLSPVTRKRYMHNYNFPPYSTGETGRVGSPKRREIGHGALAERALVPVLPTREEFPYAIRQVSEALGSNGSTSMGSVCASTLSMLNAGVPLKAPVAGIAMGLVSDQVDGQTRYAALTDILGAEDAFGDMDFKVAGTSEFVTAIQLDTKLDGIPASVLAAALKQAREARLHILEVINAAIDTPDELSEFAPRVIAVKIPVDKIGEVIGPKGKMINQIQEDTGADISIEDDGTVYIGATNGPSADAARSAINAIANPQVPEIGERYLGTVVKTTTFGAFVSLTPGKDGLLHISELRKLANGKRVDNVEDVVSVGQKVQVEITKIDDRGKLSLSPVVAEEEGATAEEAPAETAEASAE